The Urbifossiella limnaea genome has a window encoding:
- a CDS encoding alpha/beta hydrolase — protein MVFWLWVTLAVVATPPVAVGLGLAMLYLYLRWKYVPLLVRIFQEKPLFIVPKGQPSDAAEPVAFPAADGLTLRGCYVRTPAPTRKGVILFGLEFGSDRWACRQYCEQLVAAGYDVFTYEPRNQGDSDKDAAYEPLQWVTDKDTADLSAALKYLRARPDADPAGIGLFGISKGGSTGFVAAAGDRGIRCVVTDGAYATYTTLVPYMQKFVKIYSSRSNLQKALPNWFYGLLGLSGVRRVGRNRGVTYPSVEKAVGRMRQPLLMIHGEGDTYIKPDMARALFERAKGEKELWVVPKAKHNQALHVAGDEYHRRVVEFFDRHLARVDAEPTVPAGAD, from the coding sequence GTGGTCTTTTGGTTGTGGGTCACGCTCGCGGTCGTCGCCACCCCGCCCGTCGCGGTCGGGCTGGGGCTGGCCATGCTGTACCTGTACCTGCGCTGGAAGTACGTCCCGCTCCTCGTCCGCATCTTCCAGGAGAAGCCGCTCTTCATCGTGCCGAAGGGCCAACCCTCCGACGCCGCCGAGCCGGTGGCGTTCCCCGCCGCCGACGGGCTCACCCTCCGCGGCTGCTACGTCCGCACCCCGGCGCCGACCCGCAAGGGCGTCATCCTGTTCGGCCTCGAGTTCGGCTCCGACCGGTGGGCGTGTCGGCAGTACTGCGAGCAACTGGTCGCCGCCGGGTACGACGTGTTCACCTACGAGCCGCGGAACCAGGGCGACAGCGACAAGGACGCCGCCTACGAGCCGCTCCAGTGGGTGACCGATAAGGACACCGCCGACCTGTCCGCGGCCCTGAAGTACCTCCGCGCCCGACCCGACGCCGACCCCGCCGGCATCGGCCTGTTCGGCATCAGCAAGGGCGGCAGCACCGGGTTCGTGGCCGCCGCCGGCGACCGCGGCATCCGGTGCGTCGTCACCGACGGGGCGTACGCGACGTACACGACGCTCGTGCCGTACATGCAGAAGTTCGTCAAGATTTACAGCAGCCGCAGCAACTTGCAAAAGGCGCTGCCGAACTGGTTCTACGGGCTGCTGGGCCTGTCCGGGGTGCGGCGGGTGGGGCGGAACCGCGGGGTGACGTACCCGAGCGTCGAGAAGGCGGTGGGGCGGATGCGGCAGCCGCTGCTGATGATCCACGGCGAGGGCGACACGTACATCAAGCCGGACATGGCGCGGGCGCTGTTCGAGCGGGCGAAGGGCGAGAAGGAGCTGTGGGTGGTGCCGAAGGCGAAGCACAACCAGGCGCTGCACGTCGCCGGCGACGAGTACCACCGCCGCGTGGTCGAGTTCTTCGACCGGCACCTCGCGCGCGTCGACGCGGAGCCGACCGTACCGGCCGGGGCGGACTGA
- a CDS encoding beta-ketoacyl-[acyl-carrier-protein] synthase family protein has translation MRRRVVITGMGVITPLGHTVAELFASQLEGRTAVGPLTRFDARTMPTTFASEVKGFELDKYVDDRGRYAHCGVNTQFAIGATKDALADAGLLDEGTGDRSRIGVYLGSGEGAEDFPALINSIALATGPSGKADPATFQREILQVLSRDREAEVEMHTTCGHLAHLFALDGPNFACQTACAASSQAIGEAAELIRAGDADVIAAGGSHSMLHPLGITGFNRLTALSQRNESPRTASRPFDLTRDGFVIGEGGGIVVLEELEHARKRGATIYAEVTGYGTTADAYRMTDPHPQGKGAIRAMADALTDAKLKPTDIGYINAHGTSTQANDSAETAAIKAVFGEYAYQLPVSSSKSMLGHLIAAAGVVELVISVMALRKGVLPPTINLETPDPECDLDYIPNVAREKRVDHVLSNSFGFGGQNIALVVSRFRD, from the coding sequence ATGCGTCGTCGGGTCGTCATCACCGGGATGGGCGTGATCACCCCGCTGGGGCACACCGTCGCCGAGCTGTTCGCCTCCCAGCTGGAGGGGCGCACGGCCGTGGGTCCGCTCACCCGGTTCGACGCCCGCACCATGCCGACCACGTTCGCGTCCGAGGTGAAGGGCTTCGAGCTCGACAAGTACGTCGACGACCGCGGCCGCTACGCCCACTGCGGCGTCAACACGCAGTTCGCAATCGGCGCCACGAAAGACGCCCTCGCCGACGCCGGCCTCCTCGACGAAGGCACCGGCGACCGCAGCCGCATCGGCGTCTACCTCGGCTCGGGAGAAGGTGCGGAGGACTTTCCCGCGCTCATCAACAGCATCGCGCTGGCCACGGGTCCGAGCGGCAAGGCCGACCCGGCGACGTTCCAGCGGGAAATCCTGCAGGTGCTCAGCCGCGACCGCGAGGCCGAGGTGGAGATGCACACCACCTGCGGCCACCTGGCGCACCTGTTCGCGCTGGACGGCCCCAACTTCGCCTGCCAGACGGCGTGCGCCGCCAGCTCGCAGGCCATCGGCGAAGCCGCGGAACTCATCCGCGCCGGCGACGCCGACGTGATCGCCGCCGGCGGCTCGCACTCGATGCTCCACCCGCTCGGCATCACCGGGTTCAACCGCCTCACGGCGCTGTCGCAGCGGAACGAGTCGCCGCGGACCGCGAGCCGGCCGTTCGACCTGACCCGCGACGGCTTCGTCATCGGCGAGGGCGGCGGCATCGTCGTGCTGGAGGAGTTGGAGCACGCCAGGAAGCGCGGCGCCACGATCTACGCCGAGGTGACCGGCTACGGCACCACCGCCGACGCCTACCGCATGACCGACCCGCACCCGCAGGGGAAGGGCGCCATCCGCGCGATGGCCGACGCCCTGACCGACGCGAAGCTGAAGCCGACGGACATCGGCTACATCAACGCCCACGGCACGAGCACGCAGGCGAACGACTCGGCGGAGACAGCGGCGATCAAGGCCGTGTTCGGCGAGTACGCGTACCAGTTGCCGGTGTCGAGCAGCAAGAGCATGTTGGGCCACCTGATCGCCGCGGCGGGGGTGGTGGAACTGGTGATCTCGGTCATGGCGCTGCGGAAGGGCGTGCTGCCGCCGACGATCAACCTGGAGACGCCGGACCCCGAGTGCGACCTGGATTACATCCCGAACGTGGCCCGCGAGAAGCGCGTGGACCACGTGCTGAGCAACAGCTTCGGCTTCGGCGGGCAGAACATCGCGCTGGTGGTCAGCCGGTTTCGGGACTGA
- a CDS encoding DUF1501 domain-containing protein encodes MFRLDLGRSGPYCDGRTRRDFLQLGVAGMASVGLPALMKAKAQPSLSDRKNTSVVLIWLDGGPGHMDMYDMKPDAPEEYRGLWRPIRTRVPGFDVTELYPKQAKITDKFSVVRSLHHDTGDHFAGGHRMLTAKDMGVSGANTPGKFPGIGSIVSRELGPRVPGMPAYVGAPHAASIGLAPGYFGGNFLGTHHDPFLTGDPSPANYQVRNLNLAAGLTVEKLDSRRDLLAHFDTAQRSLDRNATAQAMDRFNREALEFVMGPTARAAFNIGREPVGLRDRYGRNGLGQSCLLARRLVEAGSTFVTVHSGGWDHHWDLKASYERMLPQVDAAVATLFEDLDDRGLLDTTLVVLCGEFGRTPKMNDGGNGGPPRSQGTPGRDHWGNAFFCLMGGGGVKGGQLVGSTDRLGQRPHTRAVTPSNIHATIYQVLGIDPKLMLLDPSGRPVNVLDDPEPIHELF; translated from the coding sequence ATGTTCCGCCTCGACCTCGGCCGCTCCGGCCCGTACTGCGACGGCCGCACCCGCCGCGACTTCCTCCAACTCGGCGTCGCCGGCATGGCGTCGGTCGGCCTCCCCGCGCTGATGAAGGCGAAGGCCCAGCCGTCGCTGTCCGACCGCAAGAACACGTCGGTCGTTCTCATCTGGCTGGACGGCGGCCCCGGCCACATGGACATGTACGACATGAAGCCCGACGCCCCGGAGGAGTACCGCGGCCTCTGGCGCCCGATCCGCACCCGGGTGCCCGGCTTCGACGTCACCGAGCTCTACCCGAAGCAGGCGAAGATCACCGACAAGTTCTCCGTGGTGCGCAGCCTGCACCACGACACCGGCGACCACTTCGCCGGCGGCCACCGGATGCTCACGGCGAAGGACATGGGCGTCAGCGGCGCCAACACGCCGGGCAAGTTCCCCGGCATCGGCTCGATCGTCAGCCGCGAACTCGGGCCGCGCGTACCCGGCATGCCGGCCTACGTCGGGGCGCCGCACGCCGCGAGCATCGGGCTGGCCCCGGGCTACTTCGGCGGCAACTTCCTCGGCACGCACCACGACCCGTTCCTGACCGGCGACCCGAGCCCGGCCAACTACCAGGTCCGCAACCTCAACCTCGCCGCCGGCCTCACCGTCGAGAAGCTCGACAGCCGCCGCGACCTGCTAGCCCACTTCGACACCGCGCAGCGCAGCCTGGACCGCAACGCGACGGCGCAGGCGATGGACCGCTTCAACCGCGAGGCGCTCGAGTTCGTGATGGGGCCGACGGCGCGGGCGGCGTTCAACATCGGTCGCGAGCCGGTCGGCCTCCGCGACCGCTACGGCCGCAACGGCCTCGGCCAGAGCTGCCTCCTGGCGCGCCGACTCGTCGAGGCGGGTTCGACGTTCGTGACCGTCCACTCCGGCGGCTGGGACCACCACTGGGACTTGAAGGCGAGCTACGAACGGATGCTGCCGCAGGTGGACGCCGCGGTGGCGACGCTGTTCGAGGACCTGGACGACCGCGGGCTGCTGGACACGACGCTGGTGGTGCTGTGCGGCGAGTTCGGGCGGACGCCGAAGATGAACGACGGCGGCAACGGCGGCCCGCCGCGCAGCCAGGGGACGCCCGGCCGCGACCACTGGGGCAACGCCTTCTTCTGCCTCATGGGCGGCGGCGGCGTGAAGGGCGGCCAGCTGGTCGGCTCGACCGACCGGCTCGGTCAGCGGCCGCACACCCGGGCGGTGACGCCGTCGAACATCCACGCCACGATCTATCAGGTGTTAGGGATCGACCCGAAGCTGATGCTGCTGGACCCGAGCGGCCGGCCGGTGAACGTGCTCGACGACCCCGAGCCGATCCACGAGCTGTTCTGA
- a CDS encoding GH3 auxin-responsive promoter family protein, whose translation MSLKRFLLVRLGRLLTYPVRRKLRHFETACHDPEAVQTALLFHILRKQAGTGFGRDHGFAEIRTVADYRRSVPIAPYERVAPYIERVQKGELNALLADRAVRLFALTSGTTASRKLIPVTDDYLAAYRRGWNMWGVRMYRDHRGRRIAMRPIIQLGGDPEEYRTPAGIPCGNLSGYTAMVQRRLIRRMYAVPYQAGKIKDATARYYVALRFALGRDVSQHAAANPSTLVQLARTLDAEKDHLLRDLQNGTLRSDIDLSPEIRAELTRGLKPNPVRARELAAVAAKMGRLYPMDVWPTEGTIINTWTGGSMGPYLRQLPRYYGEPPVRDLGLLASEGRMTIPFANHTASGVLDIWSHYFEFVPEAEIDSPQPTVLGAHELLLGRSYYILPTTLYGLYRYHISDLVRVTGFYGQTPEVEFLGKGHRFANLTGEKLSEYHVTRAVDAAAARVPQPLTAYTLAPVWDDVRPYYALFLEEPDAGAALPAFLAELDRALGEENVEYASKREGNRLGPVRAALLPAGAWAAWDRARLASTGGSAEQYKHPCLIGDLSFRASMPVTREVGA comes from the coding sequence ATGTCGCTGAAGCGCTTCCTGCTCGTCCGCCTCGGCCGCCTCCTCACCTACCCCGTCCGCCGCAAGCTGCGCCACTTCGAGACCGCCTGCCACGACCCGGAAGCCGTGCAGACGGCGCTGCTGTTCCACATCCTCCGCAAGCAGGCCGGCACCGGCTTCGGCCGCGACCACGGCTTCGCCGAAATCCGCACCGTCGCCGACTACCGCCGCAGCGTGCCGATCGCGCCGTACGAGCGCGTCGCCCCGTACATCGAGCGCGTTCAGAAGGGCGAGCTGAACGCGCTGCTCGCCGACCGCGCCGTGCGCCTGTTCGCGCTGACAAGCGGCACCACCGCCAGCCGCAAGCTCATCCCGGTGACCGACGACTACCTCGCGGCGTACCGGCGCGGGTGGAACATGTGGGGCGTGCGGATGTACCGCGACCACCGCGGCCGCCGCATCGCCATGCGGCCGATCATCCAACTCGGCGGCGACCCGGAGGAGTACCGCACCCCGGCCGGCATCCCGTGCGGCAACCTCAGCGGCTACACCGCGATGGTGCAGCGCCGCCTGATCCGCCGCATGTACGCGGTGCCGTACCAGGCCGGCAAGATCAAGGACGCCACCGCCCGCTACTACGTCGCCCTGCGGTTCGCCCTCGGCCGCGACGTGTCGCAGCACGCCGCCGCCAACCCCAGCACGCTCGTGCAACTCGCCCGCACCCTCGACGCCGAGAAGGACCACCTGCTGCGGGATTTGCAGAACGGCACCCTCCGCAGTGACATCGACCTGTCACCGGAGATTCGCGCCGAACTGACGCGCGGGTTGAAGCCGAACCCCGTCCGCGCCCGCGAGCTCGCCGCCGTCGCCGCGAAGATGGGCCGGCTGTACCCGATGGACGTGTGGCCCACCGAAGGCACGATCATCAACACGTGGACCGGCGGCAGCATGGGGCCGTACCTGCGGCAGCTGCCGCGCTACTACGGCGAGCCGCCGGTGCGCGACCTGGGGCTGCTGGCCAGCGAGGGCCGCATGACGATCCCGTTCGCCAACCACACGGCGAGCGGCGTCCTCGACATCTGGTCGCACTACTTCGAGTTCGTGCCGGAAGCCGAGATCGACTCGCCGCAGCCGACGGTGCTCGGCGCCCACGAGCTGCTCCTCGGCCGCAGCTACTACATCCTGCCGACGACGCTGTACGGCCTGTATCGCTACCACATCTCGGACCTGGTCCGCGTCACCGGCTTCTACGGCCAGACGCCCGAGGTCGAGTTCCTGGGGAAGGGCCACCGCTTCGCCAACCTGACGGGCGAGAAGCTGAGCGAGTACCACGTCACGCGGGCGGTGGACGCCGCGGCGGCACGGGTGCCCCAGCCGCTGACGGCGTACACCCTGGCCCCGGTGTGGGACGACGTGCGGCCGTACTACGCGCTGTTCCTGGAGGAGCCGGACGCGGGCGCGGCGCTGCCGGCGTTCCTGGCGGAACTCGACCGCGCACTCGGCGAGGAGAACGTGGAGTACGCGTCGAAGCGGGAGGGGAACCGGCTCGGCCCGGTGCGGGCGGCGCTGCTGCCGGCGGGGGCGTGGGCGGCGTGGGACCGCGCCCGGCTGGCGAGTACCGGCGGCTCGGCGGAGCAGTACAAGCACCCGTGCCTGATCGGCGACCTGTCCTTCCGCGCGTCGATGCCGGTGACGCGCGAGGTGGGGGCGTGA